A window of Nicotiana sylvestris chromosome 8, ASM39365v2, whole genome shotgun sequence genomic DNA:
CTGTTGAGTgttatttcataatgatcagttccgaggctaacaggcacggtacgagtaaggtcgGTCTCGAAGGTGTTTCACATAACAGGCACGaaacttctttcttccgatgtaggaagaatcccacttccaacttgccaataacaaactatcttacagaccttacccctaccctagggtagagagactgtttccaaacaaacccccggcatccttccctccaagaacttcccaccttgctcttggggagactcgaactcacaacctctcggttggaagtgggggttgcttaccatcagagcaacccctcttatTCTTACCAGTATTACCGCAACATTGAAAAATTAATAATTCCACTTAGTCTTTTTCAACAAAATCAATAATGGTATTGTTTCAAGTTTCTTCCATCAAACCAATTCAAATTAACCACAATATATGTAATGAGTCCTCAGTTATTTACAACACATATGGAAAGACGgggaaggaggaggagaagaagcaGTAGAAATATAATATCAGACTCAGGATGTCAAAAGTTAAATGAATATCAGACGGAAGAACAAAATATACTATTATGTTTACATGTTGattgaagcaaataacataccACATCAACAATGTCTTTGATTACtctaattaaacaatttaacactAAAAATTACAAATTACAGTAATAAACATATCAAAATCCTCTGCATGCAATGTGTCGAACATGCTGAGAATGTGTAGAAAATTCTACAAATATGGCACTTGGCATCAAGGTATTGTTTTTAGTATAGGTGAAATGAATAACCTTATCTACGTACACTAATTAGTCTAAAAGCGAACCTAACTTTTTTCCTCTATTATGCAAGCTAGCTAGAATACTAGACGTGGCAATTGACAACACTATTTAAGGTTAGTTACTGGCCTAATATAATTATCTTAGTAATTAGTCCATTTCACTTAAGTGTACCAGTAAACTGTCTAATTAATGTTCATCAATTATAGATTAAAAAGGACTTTTGGGTCACCCTTCATTAATTCCTTTTACTACTTTTTTTAATTTCTAATAGACAGTTCACACAGTTGCATGCTAACTGATGAATGTTAGAAGTTGTTATTTATTAATGGCAAACATGCCACCCTCTTATTCCACCTTAGAATACGTGTGCCTATCCTTTTGCcgttttctttttttcctttttaaatcgacgtcactatttatttttttattttgttttatagaAAATATTTGACCTCTCATAGGATAGTAATAGTGCTTATGAAAGAATGgcatatatataatatatttacaatataagttaaatataacGAGTTCAATTTAACTCATAACTAACGTTAAAGATCAGCACACGTGGAGGAGCCACCTAAAGTGTTGGAGATATGGGGACTTTGGGTGTTTAAGAATAAAGAGGAAACGATATGGATGTTACATCTACAGCTTTTTAgtgtttttctttttaaaatattaattattactatATCATTTAAGAAGTTAAAATAAGAGTAACTGACCCATAATATTGTCCTAGGAATTTGGAATAAATTACTCTGCAATGAAAGTCAACTTTATGTTGCCCATCAATCTATTTCTAAATTACTCGATGCCGAtgcttccttttgtttttatgtGGTAAAACAAATACTTGCGCTTCCAAGTAGCATTTGGTAATATAATATACAATTTGAGTGTTTGTAGTTCTTGTGTTACTTGAATCAAAATAGATTTTGCTTTCCTAGAAGGGAAAAAATAATATTCCATAATTTTATATGAGATCTCCATCTTAACTGCCGTTTGGACACAATATTTTTTTTGGGCTAGTTTTTGGtgaatttttttcaaataaagTGCATATCCAAGCAtaacttcaactttcaaaaattattttttaacacaacttcaaaaattcttttttctttcaaGTTTCAACCAAATTTATGTCCAATGCCTATTTAATATGTGATAGAAGCCATGGAAGATCAATTGAAGCTAGAGAGGAGAGAGAGATTCAGAGAAAAAATGAGAGAAGAAAAGAGCTAAGTTTCTTCATTTCTGAATGAATAAATTCTGTACAGGTAGCTACAGTATTTAACAACTAACTACTAACAACTAGCCGCCTCTAAAAAACTCATTAACTAACTAACTCTAGTTAATGTTATAATTAAACTTAACTACAGTTAACTATCAGCTTGTAACACAGCTGCTAGTtaatactccccctcaagctgatGATTCAAACAAGTTCTTCAGTCCAATTTTGTTCAACAGGTACTCATGTTGAGCTTTACCCAATCCCTTTGTGAGCAAATCAACTAGTTGATCTTCTGTATTTACATGTTCAGTTCTTAGCAGTCCTAGACTAATTTTTTCTCTTACAAAGTGACAGTCTATGTCAATGTGCTTTGTTCTTTCATGAAGTATTGGATTAACAGCTATTTGGATTGATGCTTTGCTATCACATATCAGTGTTATTGGCAGTTCAATCTTGACACCTAGCTCACTGAATAAACTTGTTAACCAAGTAATTTCTGCTGCACATGATGCCATACTTCTAAACTCTGCTTCTGCTGAACTTCTGGAGACAGTACTTTGCTTCTTAGACTTCCAGGATATCAGTGCATTTCCAAACTTGACTAAATACCCTGTGACAGACCTCCTTGTTTGTATGCATGCCCTCAATCTGAGTTACAATAAACAGTCGGTTTACTTGAAGATTCTGAGGGCATAAGCAGTCCCAGACCTTGTGCCTCCTTTATATACCTTACTACCCTCAGTGCTGCTTCTATATGAGAGACTTTAGGGCAATGCATGAACTGACTGAGCACTTGCACCACAAATGCAATATCTGGCCTGGTCATAGTGAGATACAACAACCTCCCTACCAGTCTTTGATAGGCACCAGGGTTCTTGAGAGCTTCATCTGAGTGAGTACTATTGGTATTGAAGCACTTATCAAATTCAGTGGTTGTCAACTTTTGGTTCAGCTCTAATGGTGTTCCAGCTGGCTTTGCACCACTTAGTCTTGACTCAGAAATTAACTCTATTGCATTTTTCCTttgacacatgagaattccttGTTTAGACCTCGCAAACTCAATACCTAGGAAGAAATTTAGCTCTCCTAGATCCTTCATCTTGAACCTTTTCTTGAGATCTGATCTGGTTTCACACAACAATTGTTGATTGTTCCCAGTGATCAAAAGATTATCTACATATACCAGTATGACCACTATGTCGCTCCCAGCCTTCTTTGTGGACAAGGAATAGTCATAATGACTGCTGAAACCCCATACAAACTAGGGCTTCTATCAATTTCATATTCCATTGTCTTGGAGCCTGTTTAAGTCCATAGAGGGACTTATGAAGTTTGCAGAGCTTCTTGTGATTCTCCCCCTGTCTAGCAAACCCCTCAGGCATATGCATAAAAACCTCCTCAACAAGATCACCATTGAGGAAGGCATTATGAACATCCATCTAAAAAATCAACCAATGTTGAGAAGTAGTTAAGGCAATTATGGATCTGACAGTAACTATCTTAGCTACAGGAGAGAAGGTTTCACCATAATCTAAACCTTCCTTTTGACTGTATCCCTTAGCAACCAGCCTAGCTTTGAATCTTTCTACCTCCCCAGATGCTTTGTACTTGACTTTATACACCCACCTACAACCAATGAGTGTCTTTCCTGGTGGAAAGTCCACAACACTCCAAGTTTTATTGTCCTCTAGTGCAGCAATCTCCAACTGCATAGATTTCACCCACCTAGGATCAGTAGCAGCCTCTTTGAAAGTGGTAGGTTCTGTAATAGCTGAGTAGGCTGTGAGGGCCTGTCGAAATGTTGGAGATATATGTGAATAATCAACATAGGAGGAAATAGGATAAGTGCATTTTGAGCCTTTAGAGAGAATGGCATAGTCCTGCAACCACACAGGTGGTTTGCTTGGTCTAGAAGATCTTCTGCATCCTTCAAGATTCTCAGCAAGGTTAGATTGACCAGCAGATGATTCAGCACAACCATTGTCTTGAAGACTTGGCATAGTAGAAGGAATAGGTTCAGGAGCAATTCTATCTAGAGAAGAAGAGGGAACTTCTGCAGAGAAGTCAGATGGCACTTGATCTGCAGCAGACTCAGTTGACCTTTCTACTGTAGGTATTGAAGAAGAGATAGGGGAAGAAGCATTCAACTCAGGATATAATAGATCTAGAACAGGGAATACCATAGTTCCTGAATCCCTAACATGCTTGAAGGGAAAGATAGACTCATGAAACACCACATTTCTATTAACCACAAAGTTCTTGGCATGTAGATCATACAATATATAACCCTTATGAGTAGAAAAGTTGCCTAAGAGCACAGCTGGTGCTGCTCTAGGTGAAAACTTATCTAGGACTTTAAAGGATGTAGAATAACACAGACAACCAAATACTTTGAGATGAGACAAAGAGGGTGGATACAGATACAACTTTTCAAAATGAGATTTGTACCCAATTACCTTAGAAGGTAACCTGTTTAGTAGATACACTGCTGTAGAAACACATTCTCCCCAGAATCTTAAAGGCACAACTGCTTGAAATTTGAGAGATCTAGCCATGTCCAAAATGGTTCTATGTTTTCTTTCTACTACCCCATTCTGTTGGGGTGTGTAGACACAAGTACTCTGATGTACAATACCAAGATCAGACAACAAATGCTTGAATGTAGTACTAAAGAATTCACTTTCATTACCTGTTCTTAGAATTTTAACAGTAGTAGAGAACATATTACTTACTTGAGTAAGAACATCTCTTAGAAATACAGTTGCTTCTGATTTGCAATTCAAAAGAAATATCCAAGTAAACCTGCTGTAATCATCAATCACGGTGACAAAGTACCTTTTACCATCATGTGTAGGTACTCTATATGGTCCCCAAATATCACAGTAAACTAGCTCAAAAACAGACTTAGAAGTAGTATTACTTAGCTGGAAGGGCATCTTAGTTTGTTTAGCAACAGGACATACAATACAGGGCTGACTAAGAACTCCTGTTGTCAGCTCATTCAATGCTTCTATCTTCTTTATTACATCTATAGGAGCATGTCCCAATCTCTTATACCATAAACTGCAAGTACTAGATACATGTGTTCTAGAGGAAGTACTGGAAGCAAGAACTTCAATTGTTGTGTTGGCACATTTATTTGTTGACCGAGATGAGTTTGTTATAGAGGTACTCCTACGCAATATGTATAAACCATGTTCTTCTCTACCAATCTCCTTCACATGATCACTGAAGATGTCCAGAAAGATACAAAAATCAGGGAAGAAGCCAACCATATATTTTAGTTCCTTAGAAAGCCTTGAAACTGAAAGTAGGTTGAACTTAAAATCAGGGATATACAAGACATTTGAGATTTCATGATTGCTCAATACAGAAGCATTTCCTGTGTGTGATACTGATGCCACACTACCAGTAGGtaattgtactttattttcttcTGTGTTTGGGAGTGCTTTATAGTCATGTAGTATTTCAAGGCTAGAAGTCATATGGTTTGATGCCCCCAGTGTCAACAATCCACTTGTTATTAACACAGTGAGACATAAATGCATTCACTTTGTTTAGAATACCTGCAGTAATTGACTTGCTTGATGATTCTGATCCTTCTGTGCTTCCTTTGGATAACAAGTGAACTATTTGCTGATATTGTTCAGGAGTAAAAACAGGAGTAGAGAGTGGCATTTGCTAAAAGAATGCAGACTGATTTGCTGGTTGTGGTTGTAATACACTTGCATTAGACTGATTTCCAACTCTGCCTTGTTGAACCACATTAGAAGCTACACTATTTCCCATACTACATCTGTCTGCATAGTTTACCTCTGTACTATACATCTGATTTGCATACTGCCCACTATTGGCACCATTCTTCTTGGACTCCCTTATAATGACAATATTCACATTGAACTTGATTCCTCTTTTCTTTGTAGCTTCCAGTATTATTTGTGCCTTTGTTACTATACATAGCTAAATTCTCCAAGGCCTCAGAAACTTGAGCTACTTGTGGCATATTAACAAGATTTCTCTGACTTTCCTGATCAACCAGCATAGAGTATGCTCTGTTTATACTAGGTAGATGAGACATCATCATAATCTGGCTCCTTGACTGAGAGTAGGACTCATTTAGTCCAGTAAGGAACTGAAGTAGTCTTTGATACTCAAAATATTGAGCATACATCTTTGACTCAGGACAAGGACATCCTGGACATGGCGTAAGAGCATCAAATTCATCCCAAAGTTCTCTTAGTTTTGAAAAGTAATCAGTCACAGTCATAACTCCTTGAGTTAAGGTGTGAACTTCTCTGTGTAGGTACAAAATTCTGGAGCCATTAACTTTATCAAATCTTTCCTTTAAATCTTCCCAAACTTTATGAGCACTAGATGCATATAAGACACTGCTCAACAAACCCGGCCGTACAACATTCATTATCCATGACACAAGAATAGCATTCACTTTCTCCCACAGATCATGAAGTTCAGGTTCAAACGTAGACTTAGGAAACCTACCATCAACAAATCCTAACTTGCTTTTACCTAACAAGCTAATTCTCATTGCGCGACTCCACAAGGTGTACTTATCAGATTCAGTAAGCTGAAGAGAGATCAGAGAACTAATGGTATGTTAGTGGGCTGTAGGTACAGAGGATGATTGTGATCGACGGTAGGAAATGAGGAGCTGGTCACAAAATTGCCATTTTCTGAAGTCGTAGCTGTGGCAGTACGAGTAGGAACAATAGAATCATTCACTTGATCATCTTCAATCGCCATTGTTACCAGAAAATTAGCTTCGAAGAACACAACTTGCAATCCGTAGCTTCGATCCTGAATTACTCTGAGACAATTCTGCAATTTGAGGTGCAAAATGGAAGTAACCTAAATGAAGGAATTAGTTTGCTAGTTCGACTAGATCTTATACcgatggctctgataccatgatagaAGCCATGGAAGATCAATTGAAGCTAGAGAGGAGAGAGAGATTCAGAGAGAAAATGAGAGAAGAAAAGAGCTAAGTTTCTTCATTTCTGAATGAATGAATTCTGTACAGGTAGCTACAGTATTTAACAACTAACAACTAACCGCCACTAACAAACTCATTAACTAACTAACTCTAGTTAATGTTATAATTAAACTTAACTACAGTAAACTATCAGCTTGTTACACAGCTGCTAGTCAACAAAATGCAGCTTTAAATTCTCCTGAATATAATAAATAATACATGTTTAATGTATCTCTTAATAGTCATGCAAAGTTAAAGTGATTTTCTAGCTATTTAAATTTGGCAGGAAGCAAGTGATTTATTTAAGAAATCAAAATGtattaatttttttcttcaaaattaccATTGTTTAATAAATGATTGAACAAATTTCTAAGAACTAATTCAATACTTTTTTACATTTTTCTATGAATTAATTAAAATAACCCGCTTAATTAATGTATTAAttgactcctttttttttttagtgAAGGTGTGCTAAATCtttaaaaatcacttaaaatgaAGAGATAATTTTTAAGACCTCCCTCCAGGCTCCAGGTTCGACTTGGTAACACTCATCTCCCTTGTGATTTGTAATATTATACTTATCTCCCTTATTTTGATTCTCttgtaatattattttaattaatttattattaaTACAAAATAATTATAATCTAACCAATTTACCCTTCGAAAGTATATTTTTCCTTGTcaattttattttagttttaggATGAACAAGACATATGAACACACTTCAAAAGTAAGCATAAAGGCAGAGATCTCAGGGCCGGCTCAAGAACAATGGGGGCCTAAAGCCAAAGTTTATTACGAAGCCTTTTTAAACCAATATTAAGAGGCCTTGTACTTTAAAAAATATCATATTAAGTAACATGATTCATATTTATAGTTACATATTTAAATTCTGATAAAATAATGAAAAGCAATACACTACTACATATAAAGATACACAaataaatttcaaatttgaagaaaaatataataGCAAGTTAGAATAATCAAACTCGATTCTAAATGTTGATAATTTTATATCAAatcaaattttaatatttttaatttgtttgCTGTAATGCTTGAGAACTAGAGAAAGAACGAGAAGTgcaattttaattttttcaatGCATTTCGCTCGTGTCTTttagaaaatagaaaattaagtGATGGTGAAggaaaaattaaaatacaagattTTTAgcgagaaagaaaaaaataatacatTAGAATATAAATTAATCATCAGTCACCAtcaaacttatacttttttaCCATGAATATTAACTATTTTGTAAGATAATTGTCATAAATTAACCTATTTTTACTATTAGTTAAAAAAATGGGGCCTTAGAAGCTTAGGGGCCTAAAGCCCTTGCTTCAGCCGCTTGGCCCTTGAGCCTGCACTAAGAGATCTACATACAATTACTGTATGTGTTTACGAAATAAGATCCCTAACCATTGTTGTCAAAAGTACGCCATTGAAGTTGATGATGGCCCAAATGAAATCAATGATAATCTTCAATCACAATATAAAATGATTGGATTTTACTTCATTCCTCTCGACATGAGACATGGTTTATTGGAACTCTTTGCAAAATCCCTTTCTAATATCGTGTGCTTTTGATGACTTAATTTTataaattactttcaaaaaaataaatgaataaattaaAAACAGAGAGAAATTCCATGAGGTAGAAAAATGTTTGGAGTGACGAACTGGCCGAATTTGGCAACATTTTGGGATTATAAAACATAATAAGATCTAATGGTAATTGATGGAAAAAGAATTAGGTTATTATAAAGAAATTACTTAAAGAAGATATTCAGTAAGTTAATCAATCATTAAAAACTTTAAAAGGATAATTTCATCATTTTTTACAAAAATTCAAAAGGCTAAAACAAATTTTACAAAAGATCAAAATAAGAGAGGTAAACGTAATATTGAAAATCACAAGGGAAGTGAGTGTTTAATAAGCTCAATTAAAAATGAATTGATTAACACTCCTTTAAAAGTAGCGGTGGTTAATTAAGGAAACTTGTACAAGTGTTTGAAggatgcttatatatatatatatatatatatatatatatatatatatatatatatatatttcaggaGTAGCAGCAATTCTCATTTCTAATGCAATATAATTGTTTAAAAAATGTAAGGACCTAAGGGGGTTTTCTTGGATAGGTTTGGCATCTATATTCTTACCTACTCTCAGCATTtaatagtttcttgattgtcagTCACCTATATCCACCGGCCTCTTCAGGTTTGGCTCTTCTGCTctttctatttttaaaaaaaatagtaaatttttttttatacAATTTGATTATTTATAACGTAATTAaaggtatttttttaaaaaagtattgAATTATTATTTGATAAAAATATAAGTTACCTGCTATTACAGGTTAAACTATACCCAtagtataaaaaaaattattattaatgtaTATAATTTAAATTGTTTCGTTATATAATTGAATGGTATTGAATATAGTTCACATATAAAACGTCGAACGTGTTTGATATGGTTGGAATCTAAAGATTTATAGAGTTTAATTTTGTAAAATAACCGTGTAAAAAAACTTTTATTACTATTTGGTTAATTATGTAAATGATAATCacaaataattattcataaaaattaaaattaataattacATTAAAAAAAACACAAATTATGTGATAGAGTGATAGGATATACGTAAACGTTAAATTCATGCATATATTGTGTAACTGAAGTGGGGACGAGGCGGAGTCATGAAAATTTGCTGCTTCATTGCATGCGGGGAATACGtaaggggtattatcacttttagcccgcgcaaaaaaatatttatattcgataataaaaaaaagtgtataaaatttatataatttttgtatataacatacataatatatatatacaaaaaatatataaattttatacatttttttagttattatttttatagcggttatacagtgtcattttccACGTGCAAATAGTTGCCAACTAGTATGAAAGAAAGAAAGTATAGCGGACATTTTGAATATGTCCTAATATGATTGCTTGGACGAAATCCCAAATTTCCACATGTTCACTTTGTTCTTGGTCAATTACCACCACTCTTTtctcaacaacaacaaataatcaTAGTTCTTAGAAAAAAAACGCTGAATTTATGATTTCTTATAGCAACCTCAAATTAATATtacaataataattaaatttataattaaatatttttaaatatttagaaaattttaaaacataaatatagaatttgaaCAAAAAATATTAAATTCACGCGTACCCATACCTAACACAGTAGATCCGCGGCGCTCGTGTTCCACACCATTAGTACTATACCCCATTATTAGTTTTGGCTAGTTAGCAACTTGGAACTATTTTTTGGCAATAATTTCCattaattctctttctttttggtaGTTGAGCTATATATCTATCCTTACTTGGAACAACTCATGCCTAACCCCACACTCCTTACGAAAACTGAATTACATACTAACACCATGCTGTCTAAGTAACATAATATATCTATATATCTTTCTTGTATCCATTATATATGTAGgtatttcctattctttcttacTCATTCCTTCTTCCTTAAAGAAGCTAATctcccttttgttttctttccaaAACTTACTACTTAAAGCGTGTTCCCTTTCTTTTGCCTTTGATTAAGACAACTCCATACAATTATTTTTCTTCTTGGAGGTTTAATTAGTTCAGCTTCTTGTAGACTTCTTCTTCTACTACAATCTTGAACTCTTTCGTTAAAGAAGCTTAGTACAAAAATGGCGAATGAAAGTATAGAAATGGAAAAAGAGAGGCTAACAGCAGAGATGGATTTCAAAGATTCATCCTCAGTTGTTATCAAAATTCGGCGAAAATTGCCTGATTT
This region includes:
- the LOC138874804 gene encoding uncharacterized protein translates to MAIEDDQVNDSIVPTRTATATTSENGNFLTESDKYTLWSRAMRISLLGKSKLGFVDGRFPKSTFEPELHDLWEKVNAILVSWIMNVVRPGLLSSVLYASSAHKVWEDLKERFDKVNGSRILYLHREVHTLTQGVMTVTDYFSKLRELWDEFDALTPCPGCPCPESKMYAQYFEYQRLLQFLTGLNESYSQSRSQIMMMSHLPSINRAYSMLVDQESQRNLVNMPQVAQVSEALENLAMYSNKGTNNTGSYKEKRNQVQCEYCHYKGVQEEWCQ